Proteins found in one Aethina tumida isolate Nest 87 chromosome 1, icAetTumi1.1, whole genome shotgun sequence genomic segment:
- the LOC109609240 gene encoding protein EFR3 homolog cmp44E isoform X2 — protein sequence MSLVKCCFDAPELSDIVDTFIQKCTDPGCCCGCCSAFRPRYKRLVDNIFPVNPQDGLVKSNMEKLTYYSLSSPEKLDRIGEYLYQKAARDIYRKKYEFVIIAMEAMDQLLLACHAPTLNLFVESFLKMVQKLLESTEPKLQILATQSFVKFANIEEDTPSYHRRYDFFVSKFSAMCHSGDEPEIRNKIRIAGIKGLQAVVRKTVSDDLVENIWEPVHMDKIVPSLLFNMQDSGFHTKESGITDITPEDTADPPMLAETCMRELVGKASFGHIRAVLQPVLRHFDLHELWVPNQFAIHTFRIIMFSIQAQYSYTIVETLMAHLDENAKSSPTTRTNIAGVLSKIIAIAAGESVGPSVLEIINSLLSHLRDSVRVGASQSDEKQYQEALINALGEFANHLPDYQKIEIMMFIMSKIPFPLVDNQTPADNLLQNILLKSLLKVGTKYQTIHLNTTFPLSFLEPLLRMSLAPDPDMRLLVQKILHTLIDRHHNLEKLNKPTVNVSELELTLEKSSRPDLIFINKHGPTIYDALYTSLQMESNTPDNIEAVYTTLALLCVELASAETVIDLLQLLLGIQCLALNSTTLTTAQKFNLHALVIGLLVLIPTVVCIQPLSDYANQIVINRRNEAPHLLPEMMSMHYGNSLEAANKLPHLMVDQMAVCDYLKSGGIDPSRLAQTSPYGAGGPGLLSAPHRHSWMENCTRGSIVELPATEVDSAASSPGVQRKMPEEDLTFESMKKVLTEPPEVRKEAEAERRKQLSHTFRTATFSELVRRTQPKHDVLQSKLNEIFKSLSVSEHSSEEKLTEKPTYEQNFPELFFY from the exons ATGTCTTTGGTAAAGTGCTGTTTCGATGCTCCGGAATTGTCGGATATCGTCGATACGTTCATTCAGAAATGCACCGACCCTGGCT gtTGCTGTGGATGTTGTAGTGCGTTTAGGCCCCGCTACAAAAGATTAGTCGACAATATTTTCCCAGTGAACCCTCAAGATGGGCTCGTCAAATCGAATATGGAAAAGCTTACTTATTATTCCCTTAGCTCACCCGAAAAATTGGACAGAATTGGAGagtatttatatcaaaagGCAGCTAGGGATATCTACAGAAAGAAATATGA GTTCGTTATAATTGCGATGGAGGCGATGGATCAACTACTGCTTGCTTGTCATGCACCAACTCTCAATCTGTTCGTCGAGAGTTTCCTGAAAATGGTGCAAAAACTTCTCGAATCCACCGAACCCAAGCTTCAAATACTCGCAACACAATCA TTCGTTAAATTTGCAAACATCGAAGAGGACACACCGTCTTATCACAGAAGATACGATTTCTTCGTGAGCAAATTCTCGGCCATGTGTCACAGCGGCGACGAACCAGAAATTCGAAACAAAATTCGAATAGCGGGGATCAAAGGATTACAGGCCGTAGTTAGAAAAACCGTCTCCGACGACCTGGTGGAGAATATCTGGGAACCGGTTCACATGGACAAAATTGTTCCcagtttgttatttaatatgcag GATTCAGGTTTTCACACCAAGGAATCGGGAATAACAGATATAACGCCAGAAGATACAGCTGACCCTCCCATGTTGGCCGAAACGTGCATGAGAGAATTGGTCGGAAAAGCTTCCTTCGGTCATATTCGGGCAGTTCTTCAACCAGTCCTCAG gcaTTTCGATCTACATGAGTTATGGGTCCCAAATCAGTTTGCAATCCACACGTTCCGCATCATAATGTTTTCCATACAGGCTCAGTACTCATATACTATTGTAGAAACTCTAATGGCACATCTGGATGAAAATGCTAAATCTAGTCCTACAACCAGAACCAACATTGCCGGAGTTCTGTCAAAAATCATTGCGATAGCTGCAGGAGAAAGTGTCG GTCCGTCAGttcttgaaattattaattcattacttAGTCACCTAAGAGATTCTGTACGAGTAGGAGCTAGTCAATCGGATGAAAAACAATATCAGGAAGCACTTATAAATGCACTAGGCGAATTTGCCAATCATCTTCCTGATTATCAAAAGATCGAGATTATGATGTTTATAATGAGCAAAATTCCTTTCCCCTTGGTGGACAATCAAACTCCTGCTGACAATTTgttgcaaaatattttattaaaaagtttattgaagGTCGGCACCAAGTATCAAACGATTCATTTAAATACCACATTCCCATTGTCGTTCCTAGAACCATTATTGAGAATGTCGTTAGCTCCAGATCCGGATATGAGATTACTGGTACAAAAGattttacatacattaatTGATAGACATCATAATTTGGAGAAGCTCAACAAACCCAC GGTGAACGTTAGTGAACTCGAATTGACTTTAGAAAAATCGTCTCGTCCTGACTTAATATTCATCAACAAACACGGTCCTACTATCTATGACGCCCTCTACACAAGTTTACAAATGGAAAGCAATACTCCAGATAATATAGAAGCAGTATACACTACATTGGCACTTCTGTGCGTTGAACTGGCAAGCGCCGAAACTGTTATTGATTTGTTGCAATTGTTACTTGG AATTCAATGTCTAGCTCTTAACAGTACGACGCTGACCACCGCGCAGAAATTCAACCTCCACGCTCTCGTCATCGGTCTTCTTGTCCTCATACCTACAGTGGTGTGTATTCAGCCCCTTTCAGACTATGCCAATCAAATCGTGATTAATCGACGAAACGAGGCACCTCATTTACTACCAGAAATGATGTCAATGCACTACGGTAATTCATTGGAAGCGGCCAACAAACTTCCGCACTTAATGGTTGATCAAATGGCTGTTTGTGATTATCTGAAAAGTGGCGGAATTGATCCCTCCCGCCTGGCCCAGACCTCACCTTACGGTGCTGGAGGACCCGGGTTGTTGTCCGCTCCTCACCGTCACAGCTGGATGGAGAACTGCACTAGGGGTAGCATCGTAGAACTGCCAGCCACGGAAGTGGACAGTGCTGCAAGTTCTCCAGGTGTTCAACGG aaaatgCCTGAGGAAGATTTAACATTTGAAAGTAtgaaaaaagttttgacaGAACCTCCAGAGGTGCGTAAAGAAGCAGAAGCCGAGAGAAGAAAGCAGTTAAGTCATACATTCAGAACGGCAACGTTCTCGGAACTAGTACGTAGGACACAACCGAAA CATGACGTTCTACAAAGCAAACTCAACGAGATCTTCAAGTCACTGAGTGTTAGCGAGCATTCCTCCGAAGAAAAACTTACAGAAAAACCCACGTATGAGCAAAACTTTCCAGagttattcttttattaa
- the LOC109609240 gene encoding protein EFR3 homolog cmp44E isoform X1 yields the protein MSLVKCCFDAPELSDIVDTFIQKCTDPGCCCGCCSAFRPRYKRLVDNIFPVNPQDGLVKSNMEKLTYYSLSSPEKLDRIGEYLYQKAARDIYRKKYEFVIIAMEAMDQLLLACHAPTLNLFVESFLKMVQKLLESTEPKLQILATQSFVKFANIEEDTPSYHRRYDFFVSKFSAMCHSGDEPEIRNKIRIAGIKGLQAVVRKTVSDDLVENIWEPVHMDKIVPSLLFNMQDSGFHTKESGITDITPEDTADPPMLAETCMRELVGKASFGHIRAVLQPVLRHFDLHELWVPNQFAIHTFRIIMFSIQAQYSYTIVETLMAHLDENAKSSPTTRTNIAGVLSKIIAIAAGESVGPSVLEIINSLLSHLRDSVRVGASQSDEKQYQEALINALGEFANHLPDYQKIEIMMFIMSKIPFPLVDNQTPADNLLQNILLKSLLKVGTKYQTIHLNTTFPLSFLEPLLRMSLAPDPDMRLLVQKILHTLIDRHHNLEKLNKPTVNVSELELTLEKSSRPDLIFINKHGPTIYDALYTSLQMESNTPDNIEAVYTTLALLCVELASAETVIDLLQLLLGIQCLALNSTTLTTAQKFNLHALVIGLLVLIPTVVCIQPLSDYANQIVINRRNEAPHLLPEMMSMHYGNSLEAANKLPHLMVDQMAVCDYLKSGGIDPSRLAQTSPYGAGGPGLLSAPHRHSWMENCTRGSIVELPATEVDSAASSPGVQRAAFSSRRVVVLNPIEKMPEEDLTFESMKKVLTEPPEVRKEAEAERRKQLSHTFRTATFSELVRRTQPKHDVLQSKLNEIFKSLSVSEHSSEEKLTEKPTYEQNFPELFFY from the exons ATGTCTTTGGTAAAGTGCTGTTTCGATGCTCCGGAATTGTCGGATATCGTCGATACGTTCATTCAGAAATGCACCGACCCTGGCT gtTGCTGTGGATGTTGTAGTGCGTTTAGGCCCCGCTACAAAAGATTAGTCGACAATATTTTCCCAGTGAACCCTCAAGATGGGCTCGTCAAATCGAATATGGAAAAGCTTACTTATTATTCCCTTAGCTCACCCGAAAAATTGGACAGAATTGGAGagtatttatatcaaaagGCAGCTAGGGATATCTACAGAAAGAAATATGA GTTCGTTATAATTGCGATGGAGGCGATGGATCAACTACTGCTTGCTTGTCATGCACCAACTCTCAATCTGTTCGTCGAGAGTTTCCTGAAAATGGTGCAAAAACTTCTCGAATCCACCGAACCCAAGCTTCAAATACTCGCAACACAATCA TTCGTTAAATTTGCAAACATCGAAGAGGACACACCGTCTTATCACAGAAGATACGATTTCTTCGTGAGCAAATTCTCGGCCATGTGTCACAGCGGCGACGAACCAGAAATTCGAAACAAAATTCGAATAGCGGGGATCAAAGGATTACAGGCCGTAGTTAGAAAAACCGTCTCCGACGACCTGGTGGAGAATATCTGGGAACCGGTTCACATGGACAAAATTGTTCCcagtttgttatttaatatgcag GATTCAGGTTTTCACACCAAGGAATCGGGAATAACAGATATAACGCCAGAAGATACAGCTGACCCTCCCATGTTGGCCGAAACGTGCATGAGAGAATTGGTCGGAAAAGCTTCCTTCGGTCATATTCGGGCAGTTCTTCAACCAGTCCTCAG gcaTTTCGATCTACATGAGTTATGGGTCCCAAATCAGTTTGCAATCCACACGTTCCGCATCATAATGTTTTCCATACAGGCTCAGTACTCATATACTATTGTAGAAACTCTAATGGCACATCTGGATGAAAATGCTAAATCTAGTCCTACAACCAGAACCAACATTGCCGGAGTTCTGTCAAAAATCATTGCGATAGCTGCAGGAGAAAGTGTCG GTCCGTCAGttcttgaaattattaattcattacttAGTCACCTAAGAGATTCTGTACGAGTAGGAGCTAGTCAATCGGATGAAAAACAATATCAGGAAGCACTTATAAATGCACTAGGCGAATTTGCCAATCATCTTCCTGATTATCAAAAGATCGAGATTATGATGTTTATAATGAGCAAAATTCCTTTCCCCTTGGTGGACAATCAAACTCCTGCTGACAATTTgttgcaaaatattttattaaaaagtttattgaagGTCGGCACCAAGTATCAAACGATTCATTTAAATACCACATTCCCATTGTCGTTCCTAGAACCATTATTGAGAATGTCGTTAGCTCCAGATCCGGATATGAGATTACTGGTACAAAAGattttacatacattaatTGATAGACATCATAATTTGGAGAAGCTCAACAAACCCAC GGTGAACGTTAGTGAACTCGAATTGACTTTAGAAAAATCGTCTCGTCCTGACTTAATATTCATCAACAAACACGGTCCTACTATCTATGACGCCCTCTACACAAGTTTACAAATGGAAAGCAATACTCCAGATAATATAGAAGCAGTATACACTACATTGGCACTTCTGTGCGTTGAACTGGCAAGCGCCGAAACTGTTATTGATTTGTTGCAATTGTTACTTGG AATTCAATGTCTAGCTCTTAACAGTACGACGCTGACCACCGCGCAGAAATTCAACCTCCACGCTCTCGTCATCGGTCTTCTTGTCCTCATACCTACAGTGGTGTGTATTCAGCCCCTTTCAGACTATGCCAATCAAATCGTGATTAATCGACGAAACGAGGCACCTCATTTACTACCAGAAATGATGTCAATGCACTACGGTAATTCATTGGAAGCGGCCAACAAACTTCCGCACTTAATGGTTGATCAAATGGCTGTTTGTGATTATCTGAAAAGTGGCGGAATTGATCCCTCCCGCCTGGCCCAGACCTCACCTTACGGTGCTGGAGGACCCGGGTTGTTGTCCGCTCCTCACCGTCACAGCTGGATGGAGAACTGCACTAGGGGTAGCATCGTAGAACTGCCAGCCACGGAAGTGGACAGTGCTGCAAGTTCTCCAGGTGTTCAACGG gCTGCCTTTTCGTCCAGACGAGTAGTGGTACTTAACCCAATTGAG aaaatgCCTGAGGAAGATTTAACATTTGAAAGTAtgaaaaaagttttgacaGAACCTCCAGAGGTGCGTAAAGAAGCAGAAGCCGAGAGAAGAAAGCAGTTAAGTCATACATTCAGAACGGCAACGTTCTCGGAACTAGTACGTAGGACACAACCGAAA CATGACGTTCTACAAAGCAAACTCAACGAGATCTTCAAGTCACTGAGTGTTAGCGAGCATTCCTCCGAAGAAAAACTTACAGAAAAACCCACGTATGAGCAAAACTTTCCAGagttattcttttattaa
- the LOC109609217 gene encoding inward rectifier potassium channel 2-like, whose amino-acid sequence MSDTTVNSLEVPLVLKHVKNRSSLKDRDVRIMSKRGRINLHLNKIPDKSVRYARDLFNTLVNMRWRWIIILVIALNIFAYCFIGTLFWLDAWYTGDFDDKDNHRVCIRGVHKFTSFFMLGIETITTTGYGYFHPTEFCNFVFAIMTFSTLVTIIIDGAFISVVYVKFGRPSHKESNYIFSRKAVITLRNGKMCLIIRLNDKNGKHWIDSKINLFLVRERVVDNMEFVHNYVEELSIKPLGAIFWPVEIVHEIDSSSPLWTYSPEDIISKRIEILAIISGCSTQTGQPSRSQTSYLSKEILWGYRFEDCLEFNHVKGEYYVNNKNFNETREFDAPLCSPQMLEIMYRDSIDSSLA is encoded by the exons ATGTCCGACACTACAGTAAATAGTTTAGAAGTTCCTTTAGTATTAAAGCACGTTAAAAACAG gaGCAGTTTAAAAGATCGAGATGTTAGGATAATGAGCAAAAGAGGTCGAATAAACCTTCATCTAAACAAAATTCCGGATAAATCTGTAAGATATGCCAGAGATCTTTTTAACACCTTGGTTAATATGAGATGGAGATGGATAATCATCCTCGTGATCGCCTTAAATATCTTTGCTTACTGTTTTATAG GTACGTTGTTCTGGTTGGATGCTTGGTACACCGGCGATTTTGATGACAAAGACAACCACAGAGTGTGTATTAGAGGAGTACACAAATTTACCAGTTTTTTCATGCTCGGAATAGAAACCATTACCACAACAGGATATGGTTATTTTCATCCGACAGAATTCTGCAACTTCGTCTTTGCTATTATGACATTCAGCACATTGGTCACCATTATTATAGACGGTGCTTTTATTTCGGTGGTCTACGTGAAATTTGGACGACCTTCGCACAAAGAGTCCAACTATATATTTAGCAGAAAAGCTGTG ataACTTTAAGGAATGGGAAAATGTGCCTTATTATACGATTGAACGATAAGAACGGAAAACACTGGATAGACAGCaagataaatttgtttctagTAAGAGAACGCGTTGTGGATAATATGGAGTTTGTGCATAATTATGTGGAAGAATTATCTATAAAACCGTTGGGGGCGATATTTTGGCCTGTAGAAATTGTTCACGAGATTGATTCGAGTAGTCCTTTGTGGACATACTCACCTGAGGACATTATTTCTAAAAG GATTGAAATTTTGGCGATAATATCTGGTTGCTCGACTCAGACTGGACAACCTTCGAGGAGTCAGACATCATATTTAAGCAAAGAAATTTTATGGGGCTATAGATTTGAAGACTGTTTAGAATTCAATCATGTTAAAGGCGAATATTACGTCAATAACAAAAACTTCAATGAAACACGAGAATTTGATGCACCTCTTTGTAGTCCTCAAATGTTAGAGATCATGTATAGAGATAGTATAGATTCTAGTTTAGCCTAG